The window ATTTACCTAATTACTGCTGCAAACTCGAGTAACTTATGCGAAAGACGACAGTGACTGGCCACATTAATATGATGGATTTGCTGTGTTAGCCGGGAAAGTTGCTATTTATGTGATAGAATATTTCTTGCTTCCATACCACGGTAACGACACTCAAGAAAAGTGAAGGGCCAATGAGTACCTGTGGACTAGTTGCTGGTGAAACAACTCTCATGTATGGCAGTCAATTTAgaaccttctctctctctctctctctcctcattACTCCAATATCCCATCACCAACAATAATTACTCTAAACCAATGAATTAATGTTCAATAACATGTGATTAGTTCGCACATTTCTGTCATAAACAAACtgtcatgatgatgatgaaatatgGATTAAATTGCTTTCTGTAAACTGCCTTAGCTGAAGTTACGCCACTAATTAATACTGGGTCAGTCAGTACCCAATCGAAGTCCCGATCATGTTTTCATCAGTACTGTTATAAGAAAACTTGATAACTCGCCGATCTATGGCTGGTCCGGGCAAGGTCAGTACGAAAaccctgtatttttttttaacagtaaaTATCGAGTTAGCTTATATACACACCtagattaatttttcaagattttaaagtTAACAAACATGTAAATTTTTACTGGCTATGAGATTTATAACACTTTAATTAATGACTTctaaaaatcttgtatttttttatatacatgtgtgattttgttttaaaatttaattttttaagttaaagtttAGTTCATCCGAATTAGAATCAATTCATCCTATTTATAATCCAAGACTTGGGTCAAGTAagctttgtttattttatagtaAATTTTATAGTAAATAGTTTTATGTAAATCacttttaaactattttatattttatgaattttttaaaagttggtTAATAAAAATTGGAGAGCggttttcaacttaaaaagtaaatattttttctaggagaatgtttttctcttctcgacaaaaaaaatacatgttttgatcttatttgtttgatagaaaataattttttttataaagttaattattttttatgttttatagtatcataaaaaattgaaaaatattttataatgtttgattatgccataaaaaataaattaaaaaatcacttgttaatgttttaatttttttaaaaaaattataacattaaatGTAACTATTTAAccacttataaaaaacaataagatataaaaagtgtaatggtaaaaaaaattattgttttatttatttgtatatggtttattttataatatatatatacttataatataaatattttaaatataatattatatacatataatcatttttttagtgttgggagaatattgaaaatataattattttctatggtatcctaattttataatacaatttatatgatttaagaTGTATGGTTATTATAAGATATagcatgttttgtatttgaatgtattttctagcaatattatctaaattaaaatattacatGCACTagcatatcaaattaatatatttttatattgtatactAATAAATCCTAATATGttatttcctatataaatatattattaattttctaataatattatacttaaactactttttaaaagaaactgCTTCATGCCAAGTGGAAGTGGTGGAAGTGAGTATGAAAGTTCTTACTCACATGAGAAATTGTTTCTATATAGAACGCATGAAAACTTATTCTTAttagtaaaatattattgtgaaatatttttaaataaaataatatttaaaaaaataactattgttATATTTCTAACACTCTtgaaagaattgtttttttttttttcattctgtgCCGttggattaaaattaaaaggtgtGCCAGTAGCATTTTCTTCCTCCCTTCCCCGCTCCCTTTCTATCTTTTTGTGTGGAGGTATAGTCCTGAGTCCTGACCTTTCTTTGGGCTTTGGTCTCTTCGAAAGAAAATgctttgggattttttttctgtttgcaCAAAGCATGGACATGTGCTCACGCAAGAGGCCCGACATTTATTTGCCTGAAAAACGGTCCCATCGCCTTTGCCAGGGAGGGCCTATAATGGGCAAAGATGCTAGAGCTAATATCCATTGCCTTAACCATTTTCAAGGTCAATCCAtatgttctttgtttttacgttttaaaattatttttttaaaaaataattagaatactGGAGTGCGGGCAGTGTCGCCCTATCTGCACTCAACGATACTCCCCtccatttttactttttactgtATGAAACTTCTGGTATATTAATATGAGAGTTCTGAAATTGCTAagtgtgatttgaaaaaaaatactttagttaaggttggtttgatatttatatatattaggttaaaaccgtggttgaaattgaggttgaataaaaagtagtttaatgtgtttggttaaacatgcttttaaaattgagattataaaataattaaaaatatatatatatatatgtattaatattgatggtttttaatttaaatattgtagatttaattatcattattacatcattaaataaatattattttatatcaaatattttttattattccattaaattatgTACATTTTCATCATGTATGAAATTCATTTGATAAGTACTATAGTTTCCATGGTTTTTTAAACGTGcaacaaaatcaagtaaaatatcattagaaacaaaattgaaattgcgattaaattctacaaatgctacgtcatcatgcgatattcttctaatttatgtagtgttaataaataatattaaacactactttttcgagtaaaaaataattttttttaatataagtaaaTATAATCatggcactgttcacgtgaatagtgcCCAGGTGAATTATAATCTCCTGGTTTGCAGACATGCTTCCCATAAATCGgcgtttcaataaaaaaaacatggtccCACACAAAAAGTCAGTTATATTTTGATGTTACCAAACATATGTGTTACGTGGTGAGCTTTTAAAAGTAGAAGCCACCGCATAAACGAACaccaaaagaaaatgagaattgTTTAGGATTGTAGTTCAAATGTATGTTTCttaaacttttttagttttagattaatttttttatatatttttggattattttaatatatcactctcaacaataaattttaaaaaataaaaaaattatttaaaaatagttttagatgaaaatgtattttttaaagtaatctTTACCACAAATATAGatgataatgaagaagaagatagtGTTTGAGAATGTAGTTCAAAtcatgttttctaaaaaaatttaatttttttgtttaaaattattttttatgttttcagatcgttttgacgtgttaatatcaaaaataatttttaaatttatttttgagtaaaaaatactttaaatgaTAACCACTATCAtattttcaaaaccaaaaaaaaaaaagtaactgcctgaaaataataaatttcctttaaaaaaaactgcGATGCGGGTAAGAGCATTTCAAATGGAGAAGCTAAATGGatagtcaaaaataaaaaattaatattttggtttttctttgctTGTTTTGCACACTCCAAGGGAAAAGCCaaataaaatgctaaaatacCTTTTCTCTCCCACAAATGCTATTCCTATATATCTCTTTAAAGAGTCAAAACCAACAAAGTGGggctactaaaaaaataaaccaattaaatgtaagcatgtggaaaaaaataacattaaatttattaaaaaataataaaacacttGTTTCTTCCACTTCATCAATATAAATAactcttcaaattatttttttattagaatagatataataaaaaaaactatatttatattatttaaaatattattttatcaattaagtttttcaaaatagtatttTGCATTTCACACGCTACAGGAGGGGACGATATATGAGATAGGTGGGTGAGAATTAGATAGGTGGAGCTTTCACCACACACCATCTCAGAAGTCTGTGGCCATGAATTAATTGCCGAATCGAATCAAATTTCTTGACTATTTTTGGGCTCAGTGAGGACTCAAGATAGCTAACCCATCGGCTACCCTTTTCGGGGCTTTACTTGTGGGTCCACCTAAACGATCCCGTGTCGCCCCCCACTACCCCCAGCTTCTCGAACTTTCACGGACCCATCCTCTCCTGGTctcccatttttattttttcataactcGCACGTTGTTCGTTTCTTCAACTTGAACCaagtttttttcctcctttcaaCATAACCTGGAGAAATACTGACACGTGTGAGCaatacacgcgcgcgcgcgcacacacgaTCAAAACCAGGAAGTAAGAGAAACCAGCAAGCAAGAAAGTGCAGTGCTGTAAAATGGAGTTTTTGAGAGGGACAAATATCAATATACTCCTCGAcgactctctccctctctttctttcccAGAATCCTTAGACTGTAGAGAAGTACTGCAGTGtctttaatttcatttcatctCCAGGATTTTGACTTGTTCTTCAAAGCGGGCGAAACCgcgatttaattaatatataaaaaatctaatatcagctaaatttatattatagttttaatccatgatatttaattaaatattaaatttcttgaccgcaagataaattaaatatcacGAAATCTAAAAAGACGCTGTTTTGCCTTGTGCAGCAGTGTTATTTcagtatttctttttattttgtattgtcTTGGTTGTGTAGTTATTACTTTGAAATCACTGCAAATTAACGGCGACATGACGTGGATTCATCCTTTTCAGATTTGACACTGTCTTTCCGACCAGCCAGTGCTACAATGCCACGTTTTTAATTCTCTTTATCGCaccattttcatttattttgcttttagttGCCCTGGCACAGCCCTAGTAGATGTactattttctcaatttttcctCAACtccagaaatatttttttatcactttgcTGTTTTTAAAAGGAACTCTTGGCTTTCCGACCACAGTTATTAAATCCGGACCGGACCGGCAGGTCGACTCGATACCCGGTGGCTGGACCAGTCCGACAGGATTAAAAACCAGCTAGCGCAAAAAAAGTCAAACTCGGTCGAACCGGTGGGTCAACCCGTGACCCGGTCGAACCGGGTGAGACCCGGCGTATATATTCATCAACTTTCCTTTGCGTCGCTGGCAGCAAAACGATGCCCTAATTTCCTAAGAAGAGCAGCCCGCCCCCAATTTCCTTCTCTGTTATCTTTTGCAGAACAAATATTTGGTTGAGATTTCATCGGAGAAATTAGTGTTTATTTCTACAGGTGCTCTATTTTCCTTACGCTGcttacttttttatgtttttttccttgttgagATTTCTTATTGCAAACAATTGCTGCAGATTTTGAATGATTCCCTCTTTTTTCCATGCTTTTTAAGCTCTTACAAATAAGTACTCATTTGTTGATTGTTAGATTTTGACTGTGAAGGCATTTCCTCCATGTTGCCTGTATTATTAGTTTTTGATCTTCTTGTTGATTCTTAGTTTTTGATCTTCTTgttgattgattagctttgcaGTGATTTATATTGTTTAGTTCTCTAGATTTGGATTGTAAATTTTGTCTTTTGATGGAATTATAGTCTGTCAAGTTAATATAAGGGAGAAAAGCAAATCTTGATATATGTGTGTTTGCTTTGTGGATGCTAAATTGTCCGTGTTCTTATTCTTTGTGTTATACTTGCCAGATATGGCCGAAGAAGCAGGCATGTTTATGGTTCATCAAACAATTGGAAGTGTTTTGTGTTGCAAATGTGGTATTCCTATGCAACCAAATGCTGCTAATATGTGTGTTAAGTGTTTGCGCTCTGAAGTTGACATCACTGAAGGTCTAAAGAAGAATGTAATTCTTTTACATTGCCCGGAGTGTGATACCTACTTGGATCCACCTAGTACACGGATTAGGGCCCAACTGGAATCGAGGGAGTTGATGGCATTTTGTCTGAAGAAGTTGAAATTGAAGTCCACCGGAGTTATTTTGGTAAATGCGGAATTTATTTGGACTGAACCGCATTCCAAGAGGATCAAGCTCCGAGTGAGAGTTCAGAAGGAGGTCCTTCATGGTGCAATACTCGAACAAGCATATGTTATTGAGTATGTTCAGCAGGACCAAATGTGTGATTCTTGCACAAGAGTTCAGGCCAACCCTGATCAGTGGGTTGCTGCTGTCCAGCTCCGGCAACATGTTGCTCATAGAAGAACTTTCTTTTACTTGGAGCAGCTGATTTTGAAGCATGATGCTGCTGCCCGTGCCattaaaataaagcaaatgGATCAtggtattgattttttctttgcaaatcGTAGCCATGGTGTTAAATTTGTTGACTTTGTGGGTAAAGTAGCTCCAGTAAAGAGTCGCAATGACAAGCAACTTGTTTCCCATGATACTAAGAGCAACAACTATAATTACAAACATACTTTCTCTGTTGAAATCTCTCCAATTTGCCGTGAGGATTTAGTCTGCTTGCCTCCAAGGGTTGCTGTTAGCTTGGGGAATCTAGGTCCTCTTGTGATCTGCTCGAAAGTGACAAATAGCATTGCTTTGTTAGATCCTTTCACCCTGAGACACTGCTTCTT of the Populus nigra chromosome 7, ddPopNigr1.1, whole genome shotgun sequence genome contains:
- the LOC133699491 gene encoding uncharacterized protein LOC133699491, with amino-acid sequence MAEEAGMFMVHQTIGSVLCCKCGIPMQPNAANMCVKCLRSEVDITEGLKKNVILLHCPECDTYLDPPSTRIRAQLESRELMAFCLKKLKLKSTGVILVNAEFIWTEPHSKRIKLRVRVQKEVLHGAILEQAYVIEYVQQDQMCDSCTRVQANPDQWVAAVQLRQHVAHRRTFFYLEQLILKHDAAARAIKIKQMDHGIDFFFANRSHGVKFVDFVGKVAPVKSRNDKQLVSHDTKSNNYNYKHTFSVEISPICREDLVCLPPRVAVSLGNLGPLVICSKVTNSIALLDPFTLRHCFLDADQYWRTPFKSLLTSRQLVEYIVFDVDFVSPEVNIGGSRYALADATVARMSDFGKNDTMFNIKTHLGHILKPGDYALGYDLHGANSNDMELDKYKNLVIPEAILVKKSYEEKRQRKRGKPRSWKLKSLNMEVDDTRARGDQEKMNSEYEQFLRDLEENPELRFNVSLYRNKEYQPSEMASMTDGEDIPSIPLEELLADLEINDAEDEDEGMRE